The sequence below is a genomic window from Humulus lupulus chromosome 3, drHumLupu1.1, whole genome shotgun sequence.
tatttatttatttaattaattttataatatattcataaaatttgataatatatgttgATAAAATAGAtaattaagttaactttactcttaaaattaagttaaaagtaaaataataaaactttattgttggccaacggtcgtatgtacggtatacgacacattttgaatgaaataaatataaatatacgacagagcacaaatatttaaacaaacacacagacttttatagtggttcagccatgttctgatgaacagtagtAACCTAATatacttagtctttagtattgaatcattCGATTGACAATTAAAAAtatgaactgaagagttcactcgtcacaAATTTGCCCAGAGTCTCTTCTCCGAAAATATCCGTCCAAGAATCGTCCCTTTAAATGAAGCTTTGGGTCCTTACCCatgggctgttacatgatcagcaagactggggatcgtggtttggtacacgatcattgtgagTGGAGATACCTGTCCACTTCCCCATGATTATaagatcatgggtcttctcgttatttctctggatcgtggttgacgacACATGATTGAAACCTTCGGAAAAATGCTACGtcttgattggtctatgagacttaggtgctaggcccgatgatcCTTTAGagcttaggtgctaggcctgatgatcctctgggtgctaggcctgttgatcttctggtGCTAGGaatgttgatcttctgggtgctaggcctgttgatttcagcttgaacgagcATGAACTTTATCCAacgaagtgtatttgggagtttaggtcgaccaccctatgaagaatagggtgggccgaccacctcaTGCAGTCCTTGAGCATGCCAGGCCGACCATcgctaggggttggggtcaggcctaccacccctaggggctagggccaggctgaccacccctaggaggTTTAGGCTTGATCAaattccctataggtcctggacctatccatttttgttcatcggtctttttttctatactttgtcatttttcgatgacttgtgatgccacgtgccgctttctcattcgccacatcatctcttgaattttgagggataacatttgcccccaagtttatggTACTGTGTCCAACATTATGGTATACTTGATCTGGcctgagaaacatatcgtagcagtactttaacagcaaagtccctctaaacattacatagtacttttatcaactatcgataattttctcaccatgtatttttcaaggaaaattgtaattcctaaaaagaATCATGTTTataaaggaaaattaatttcctaaaaatctaatatatttgtcaaggaattttgaattcctaaaaatataatgtatttttcaaggatattaattcctaaaaatacaaaatatttttcaaggaatttgaattcttaaaaatataagatatttttttaaggaatttgaatttctaacaataccagatatttttcaaggaatttgaattcctaaaaatatggttagcctgagaggctataagtaggaaCTCACTCATCATATCCCTGACCTATGCACACACTTCAGGGAAGTTCTAAGCAGTGATATTCTCCAACTCTTCATCAACTCTGTATATCTTCTCTTTACGTTTTTGATGAATCTGTCTGAATTTCCTTGCTTtgctttattttgatttaaaacaactAACTTGTTTGAATAAAAAAACTTGTTTTTAGTCAAAGATTGGCTTAATCCTTGTTTCTTTTTGTGTGATACTTTAGGGTTTAGAGGtatgtaggccgaccacccttagttTTTCCTTAGCCTGGACGATTTCCAGGCCTACAAATCCCTCATAGGTTGACCACCTCTAGGTTTCCATGgcttgggcgatttccaggcctacacTTCCCAtcataggtcgaccacccctagggtttcccttgCCTGTGAAATTTCCAGGCCTACAATTCccatcataggccgaccacccctagggtttccccAGCCTGTGCGAGGGTAttgacaccttcttggaagagatatCTAGAAACaacaaggcatttagatatgctGACAGCTACTTCTTCACAAAAGATGtcgaggccaactactccaagttcaaGCATGTCCGGCCTTTTTATAGATTGGTCCCGACCTATGCCATGATTgttagggccaaggcattgaTTGCCATGACCTGTGAGGAGAAGAACATCAAGGTTCTCGTTACTTcaaagaaccttaggaaggtcgggtTGTTTCCTTCTACTGTTGCCGATGTTCCGGATGTCGATGGTACCGAGCCCGTGAAAGCCATAGACTCCCCAGAGCCTATTCATATCGAGGAGGTACCTTCTTCACTCGTGTTAGCTGGACAGGAGGGTGATGTGGTGGGTGCATCCGTGCACTCACTGCTTGCTTCAGATGACTTTGATGAAGCCACGTTCGAACTCGAATCTCCTTCAGAAGGTTCAACACTTTTatcatctttactttatgtttcgtTTGTGTTTGATATCCTGCTAATATTTGATCTTCCTATACAGGTTCAGATATGTTCGGCTTTGTTCACATCCAACAAAGGTCGACTCCAACCGAGACTAGTTCTTTCGTTCGAGCGACCAAGAGGGCCAGGGTTGAGCTTGAGCCACTAACGGAGGTCCCTCCCGAGACTTCTTTGGCTCCACTGGCGCCTAGTCTTGTTgtagaggtagagccatccttgCCCATGTCGATTCCTCCTAGTATCACAGATGCGGGTACCTCATCCTCTGCGCTggctcccttatctgagccatATTAGTCTGCCATGCAGAATTTAGGTGCCATCATGGACCAAGTGTCCCATCTGGAGCAGATGACAACGACCTTTAATAGGatcaagaatgaggacttgagcaccatcctcacgaagtcactccttgacatttagagtgtaagtcctctaaagttttctttttgtctggttagcttgtgtgttgatgttatctaacacttgtatgttttttgcaggcgCTGATGCTAGTCTCCTATGTCCGTGATAGGTCTATGGAGTATACCTCTACGTTTTCCAACCTTCGTTTTGAGCTTGAAGCTGTCCTCCAGGAGGTACTGGACCTTAGacgcgttcttggctctagggatgcagacattgatttgaaagatgaagagatcagcactctccgcagtaccgtggagctcaaacaaCAGGAAGTGATCGAGTTGACTTTTAGGGTAACCCaggtggaggggaaacttgccgatcagcttaaacagtctgaagctgagaaagagaagctgattgctaACATGGACCAACTGCGAAAcgatgctcttgtcgagaaggagcaagaggtcaaggctgcccAGACAAGGCACGAGATGAGTATTCAGAGACTGCCTTCTCCTGCTTCTACTTCAtttggaagtccaacaaaaatcCGAACTTGGATTTCCTCCCCG
It includes:
- the LOC133823108 gene encoding uncharacterized protein LOC133823108, yielding MIVRAKALIAMTCEEKNIKVLVTSKNLRKVGLFPSTVADVPDVDGTEPVKAIDSPEPIHIEEVPSSLVLAGQEGDVVGASVHSLLASDDFDEATFELESPSEGSDMFGFVHIQQRSTPTETSSFVRATKRARVELEPLTEVPPETSLAPLAPSLVVEVEPSLPMSIPPSITDAGTSSSALAPLSEPY